Genomic segment of Candidatus Thermoplasmatota archaeon:
AGTAATGTAGAGCTCGCTTATTGTACTACCGATCATCCACTGACTGGGAAACCTAAAATTTTTATAAGGGCTAAGAAAGGCTCGCCAAAAGAAGCTTTAAGGAAAGCAGTTCGTAAATTTGCAAAAGAACTTAATGGTTTTGAAGCTGAATTTAAAAAAGTAGTTGCTAAAGCAGGTAAAAAACATGAGCCTGTTTAGCTAGAAAAATGCTGGCATGCGAAGAGGAGAGAAAACTTGGATTGGAGGTTTTTTATACAAATACAGAAGGTATTGGTGGAAAACTAAAAGTTTGTTGCGATGATTTTATTGTAGAGGAGCTTGCGCTTGCGCCTAAACCCCAAGAAAACGGAAAGTATACAATCGCCAATATAAGAGCTAGGAACTGGGAAACTAACAAACTTGTAAGAGAGTTTGCGAGAGCACTTAGAATTACAAGGAAAAAGATACATTTTGCAGGCACTAAAGATAAAAGAGCTGTAACTACACAACTATTTGCGTTCGAAGTTCCTAAGGAGAGAGTTGCAGCTCTTAAGCTACCCGATATAGAAATTTTAGAGCTTTACTC
This window contains:
- a CDS encoding RpoL/Rpb11 RNA polymerase subunit family protein — protein: MKVLNKDRKVIELEVNEDLGFLNALEALLLEDSNVELAYCTTDHPLTGKPKIFIRAKKGSPKEALRKAVRKFAKELNGFEAEFKKVVAKAGKKHEPV